In Acidobacteriota bacterium, one genomic interval encodes:
- a CDS encoding PfkB family carbohydrate kinase, translating into MAHYPPPIARRLAAVTRIHCFGEVLVDEFEDGAYLGGAPFNVAFRLAQDRQAATDLPVALISAVGDDGRGRRIREVLQTHGIDTACLGTSTAATGLVTVELDAAGQPVFTLAENAAWDAIAAIPERLDGALLYYGTLALRGPANRRTWRRLVRRLARETSGLRFCDLNLRPPHDAAAVVREALLAADILKVSTDELSQLEALALWGPLVQTHRGSSPEQLAQALFSTARAAGSTLQVLLVTDGPRGAFLVSAHDREEREILLSAAPPPAVSVVDATGAGDVFCAVFLARALAGARAGESFLQQALDEAVRQATLSCAERGATPVAQMVAGKAG; encoded by the coding sequence ATGGCCCACTACCCACCGCCCATCGCCCGACGCCTCGCCGCGGTGACCCGCATCCACTGCTTCGGCGAGGTGCTGGTGGACGAGTTCGAGGACGGTGCGTATCTGGGCGGCGCGCCGTTCAACGTCGCCTTTCGGCTGGCCCAGGATCGGCAGGCAGCGACAGACTTGCCGGTAGCGCTCATCTCCGCCGTCGGCGACGATGGCCGCGGCCGGCGCATTCGCGAGGTGCTCCAAACCCACGGCATCGACACCGCCTGCCTTGGGACCTCCACGGCCGCCACCGGCCTGGTCACCGTCGAGCTGGACGCCGCCGGCCAGCCCGTCTTCACCCTCGCAGAGAACGCTGCCTGGGATGCCATCGCCGCAATCCCCGAACGTCTCGACGGCGCCCTCCTCTATTACGGCACCCTGGCGCTGCGCGGCCCGGCCAATCGCCGGACCTGGCGCCGCCTGGTGCGACGACTGGCGCGCGAGACCTCCGGCCTCCGCTTTTGCGACCTCAACCTACGCCCTCCCCACGACGCCGCGGCGGTGGTGCGCGAGGCCTTGCTGGCCGCGGACATTCTCAAAGTCTCCACCGACGAGCTGAGCCAGCTGGAAGCTCTGGCGCTGTGGGGGCCGCTGGTGCAAACGCACCGCGGCAGCAGCCCGGAGCAGCTCGCCCAAGCCCTCTTCTCCACCGCCCGCGCTGCCGGCTCCACCCTCCAAGTCCTGCTGGTCACCGACGGTCCCCGGGGCGCCTTTTTGGTCAGTGCCCACGACCGCGAGGAGCGCGAGATCCTTCTCTCCGCCGCTCCCCCACCCGCCGTCTCCGTGGTCGATGCCACCGGCGCCGGCGACGTCTTCTGCGCGGTCTTCTTGGCTCGCGCCCTCGCCGGGGCTCGTGCTGGGGAGAGCTTTCTGCAACAGGCCCTGGATGAAGCCGTGCGCCAGGCCACCCTCAGCTGTGCCGAGCGCGGGGCGACGCCGGTGGCGCAGATGGTTGCGGGGAAAGCTGGGTAG